The Macrobrachium rosenbergii isolate ZJJX-2024 chromosome 46, ASM4041242v1, whole genome shotgun sequence genome has a window encoding:
- the LOC136830445 gene encoding piggyBac transposable element-derived protein 2-like, protein MPKETYLVLPNLVLINNQPQPLRLLIRDGTPDKKVDELLAQHRVSPRANTPRMHYRFLRDAAEAVTQSNSEDIDIVILPPPTGDQPADSDEENEDDALDREGMPEKISGELEVHGNEEEEVENFREKGRWRKRENLSFDLHSVPAGDGEAHLGKGVFEIYKLLFPDEIINHMTAQTNLHAQRDKNDKDFCIDEEDMTKFLGLVLISGYHSVPSENDYWSTSDDLAIPIFPNTMSREKFKSIKKYFYVADDNNLAK, encoded by the exons ATGCCCAAGGAGACTTACTTGGTGCTGccaaatttagttttaataaataatCAGCCTCAGCCTTTAAGGTTGTTAATAAGAGATGGGACACCAGATAAAAAGGTTGACGAACTTCTAGCACAACATCGTGTTTCACCAAG gGCAAATACCCCTCGAATGCACTATCGATTCCTACGTGATGCTGCTGAAGCAGTTACTCAATCAAATTCTGAAGACATTGATATCGTCATTCTACCTCCTCCTACTGGCGATCAGCCTGCTGatagtgatgaagaaaatgaagatgatgctCTGGATAGAGAAGGTATGCCTGAAAAGATTAGTGGAGAGCTGGAAGTTCATGGAAACGAAGAGGAGGAGGTCGAAAACttcagagaaaaaggaagatggcGTAAAAGGGAAAATCTGTCATTTGATCTACACTCAGTTCCTGCAGGTGATGGTGAAGCTCATTTAGGAAAAGGCGTGTTTGAGATATATAAGCTGCTCTTCCCGGATGAGATCATTAATCATATGACCGCACAAACGAATTTGCATGCTCAGCGAGATAAAAACGACAAGGATTTCTGTATTGATGAGGAAGATATGACAAAGTTTTTGGGATTAGTTCTGATAAGTGGATATCATAGTGTACCCTCTGAGAATGACTATTGGTCGACAAGTGATGATTTAGCTATACCAATATTTCCTAACACTATGAGTAGGGAAAAGTTCAAAtccatcaagaaatatttttatgttgcagATGACAATAatctggcaaaataa
- the LOC136830444 gene encoding piggyBac transposable element-derived protein 3-like: protein MIPYHGHHSAKHFIRNKPDRFGYKMWMMCSADGYPCNFSNYGGKDENRKLPLGPQVVMDMWQPVVNKYSRHIFDNFFTSYALMVDLTKQGFRACGTIRENRTGKCPLLPKKEIEKKERGSYDYRSDNMVLCARWNDNSIVTDASNYYGVSPIQKVNRWVKNEGKRRVEQPYLISMYNKGMGGVDVCDKMLSTYRPRMRSKKWWWNIFSQLLNLSIVASYRFYQHVNPDSRVTH from the coding sequence ATGATCCCTTATCATGGCCATCATAGTGCTAAGCACTTCATACGAAATAAACCTGACAGATTTGGTTATAAGATGTGGATGATGTGCAGTGCTGATGGCTATCCATGTAACTTTTCAAATTACGGTGGTAAGGATGAAAACAGGAAGCTGCCACTTGGACCCCAAGTCGTTATGGACATGTGGCAGCCAGTAGTGAATAAGTATTCACGTCATATTTTTGACAACTTTTTCACCAGTTATGCATTGATGGTTGATCTTACAAAACAAGGCTTTCGTGCTTGTGGAACAATCAGAGAAAACCGTACAGGAAAATGTCCTCTTTTGCCAAagaaggaaattgagaaaaaagagagaggttcTTACGACTACAGATCAGATAATATGGTCTTATGTGCAAGATGGAATGATAACAGTATTGTTACAGATGCCAGTAACTACTATGGAGTCAGTCCCATTCAGAAAGTTAATAGATGGgtgaagaatgaaggaaaaaggagagtGGAACAGCCATATCTAATAAGTATGTATAATAAAGGAATGGGTGGGGTAGATGTATGCGACAAAATGTTGTCAACCTACAGGCCAAGGATGCGATCAAAGAAATGGTGGTGGAATATATTCTCACAATTACTGAATCTCTCCATTGTAGCTAGCTACAGATTCTACCAGCATGTGAATCCTGACTCTCGCGTAACCCATTAG